In the Arthrobacter zhaoxinii genome, one interval contains:
- a CDS encoding MFS transporter, whose translation MTTEDSDSSKTNGGVLKDHDFRFLFYSTSLSQLGHQISGLALPLVAVVTLAASEFEVGLLSAMSTVAFLLIGLPAGVWVDRLRYRHILISSDVIRAAVLLTVPAAWWMGVLTVWQLYAVALVMGVFSVFFDVAYQSYLPRLIGRDQLVEGNAKLETVHSVAQLGGPVAAGQLIAWLTAPVALALDVVAMGLSALFIGRMRYRQSKPVPLPGSRLTADIAEGLRFVLGNPLLRVIAGSTALFNLAFSAYTAMLVFFLPRELGLGAHEVGIVFSVLGVGGLAGALATRRVTLWLGEGRTIWLSMALTAPFALLLPAAQDGWSVWLGAAGLGLVSFGVVIYNVTQVSFRQRVTPDRLLGRMNATMRFLVWGTQPVGALLGGVLGQFYGAEAALWIAGTAACAAFLPVALSPLRKMRQLPDASTASLPSQ comes from the coding sequence ATGACGACTGAAGATAGTGACAGCAGCAAGACCAACGGTGGGGTCCTGAAGGATCACGACTTCCGTTTCCTGTTCTATTCCACCTCGCTGAGCCAGTTAGGGCACCAGATCTCAGGCCTCGCCCTGCCGCTCGTGGCCGTGGTGACCCTCGCCGCCAGTGAATTCGAAGTCGGACTGCTGTCCGCAATGAGCACCGTCGCTTTCCTTCTGATCGGATTGCCTGCCGGCGTCTGGGTTGACCGGCTTCGCTACCGCCACATACTTATCTCATCGGATGTCATCCGAGCGGCCGTCCTACTGACCGTTCCCGCTGCTTGGTGGATGGGAGTCCTGACGGTCTGGCAGCTCTACGCGGTAGCGCTGGTCATGGGCGTCTTCAGCGTCTTCTTCGACGTGGCCTACCAGAGTTACCTCCCACGGCTTATCGGGCGCGACCAGCTGGTCGAAGGAAATGCCAAACTGGAGACGGTCCATTCTGTGGCGCAACTTGGTGGCCCCGTTGCTGCCGGGCAACTCATTGCCTGGCTCACGGCACCTGTGGCGCTGGCCCTGGATGTCGTCGCCATGGGCCTGTCTGCTCTGTTCATTGGACGCATGCGGTACCGGCAGTCCAAACCGGTTCCCCTCCCAGGATCACGGCTCACTGCCGATATCGCAGAGGGCCTTCGGTTTGTTCTGGGCAATCCCCTGCTCCGCGTCATCGCCGGGTCAACAGCGTTGTTCAACCTTGCCTTCTCGGCCTACACGGCCATGCTGGTGTTCTTCCTGCCCCGTGAACTCGGGCTGGGTGCACACGAAGTCGGCATCGTCTTCTCGGTCCTGGGTGTCGGCGGCCTAGCCGGCGCCCTGGCAACGCGCCGGGTGACCCTGTGGCTGGGTGAGGGAAGGACGATCTGGCTCTCCATGGCTCTGACAGCACCGTTTGCCCTCCTTCTTCCGGCGGCTCAGGATGGATGGTCAGTCTGGCTTGGCGCCGCCGGGCTGGGCCTGGTCAGCTTCGGAGTGGTTATCTACAACGTTACGCAGGTGAGTTTTCGCCAGCGGGTGACCCCGGACCGCCTGCTGGGGCGCATGAATGCCACGATGCGCTTCCTGGTGTGGGGAACCCAGCCCGTCGGGGCCTTGCTGGGTGGCGTGCTGGGGCAGTTCTACGGGGCGGAGGCTGCGCTCTGGATCGCGGGTACTGCGGCCTGCGCAGCGTTCCTGCCGGTCGCGCTGTCCCCCTTGCGGAAAATGCGGCAGTTGCCGGACGCGTCAACTGCATCCCTTCCGTCGCAGTAG